The following coding sequences are from one Fimbriimonadaceae bacterium window:
- a CDS encoding helix-turn-helix transcriptional regulator, whose amino-acid sequence MDVEEDPQAAKSLKRGIGLMAMPGTTRSSESPRGVRLTPTEVKVLSLIAQGHSSQEAADRMVVSKRTVDFHLANIYQKLQVNNRVQALRAATRLGLIPFEPFFGHTQADA is encoded by the coding sequence ATGGACGTGGAAGAAGACCCTCAGGCGGCAAAGAGTCTGAAGCGAGGAATTGGGTTAATGGCAATGCCTGGAACAACGCGTTCGAGTGAGTCACCCCGCGGCGTGCGTCTGACGCCGACGGAAGTCAAGGTTTTGAGCTTGATTGCTCAGGGCCACAGCAGTCAAGAAGCGGCCGACCGGATGGTCGTGTCGAAGCGCACGGTGGACTTCCACCTGGCGAACATCTATCAAAAACTGCAGGTCAACAACCGGGTGCAGGCCCTTCGCGCCGCCACCCGCCTCGGTCTGATCCCGTTTGAGCCGTTCTTCGGCCATACGCAGGCCGACGCCTGA
- a CDS encoding alpha-ketoacid dehydrogenase subunit beta — protein MSTVEAPTRTKVNYLNAIKSAIFEEFERDPDLIGMGEDIGLLGGAFGVTEGLLAKFGRERVFDMPISEAAIVGTACGLCLNGKRVMVEMQFIDFISCGFDQIVNMTATYHYRTAGEVNIPMVIRGPAGGYGGGALYHSQMNEAWFANSPGLKIVCPSTPSDAKGLMKSALRDPNPVMVYEMKELYRRRDIEEEVADGDDALVPIGKARVRREGEDVTIVTYGNNVYHALAAADNLANEGYSAEVVDIRSLVPLDEATIKESLAKTNRLLVVNEAPRTCGFAGEILARLAEESFELLDAPPMRVTRLDTPVPWVKPLETFVLPSVDKVTEAAMRLCRY, from the coding sequence ATGTCGACCGTGGAAGCCCCGACCCGTACCAAGGTCAATTATCTGAACGCGATCAAGTCGGCGATCTTCGAGGAGTTCGAGCGCGACCCCGACCTGATCGGCATGGGCGAAGACATCGGCCTGCTCGGCGGCGCCTTTGGTGTCACCGAAGGGCTGCTCGCCAAGTTCGGCCGAGAGCGTGTCTTTGACATGCCGATCAGTGAGGCCGCCATCGTCGGCACCGCGTGCGGCCTGTGCCTGAACGGCAAGCGCGTCATGGTCGAGATGCAGTTCATCGACTTCATCTCCTGCGGCTTTGACCAGATCGTCAACATGACGGCGACGTACCACTACCGCACGGCCGGTGAAGTGAACATCCCGATGGTCATCCGCGGCCCGGCCGGAGGCTACGGCGGCGGTGCGCTGTACCACTCGCAAATGAACGAGGCTTGGTTCGCCAACTCTCCGGGCCTGAAGATCGTCTGCCCCTCCACCCCGTCGGACGCCAAGGGCCTGATGAAGTCGGCCCTCCGCGACCCCAACCCGGTCATGGTCTACGAGATGAAGGAGTTGTACCGGCGTCGCGACATCGAAGAGGAAGTCGCCGACGGTGACGACGCCCTGGTGCCGATCGGTAAGGCGCGGGTGCGCCGCGAGGGTGAGGACGTCACCATTGTCACCTACGGCAACAACGTCTACCACGCCCTTGCCGCCGCCGACAACCTCGCCAACGAGGGTTACTCCGCCGAGGTCGTCGATATCCGAAGCCTTGTCCCGCTTGACGAGGCCACGATCAAGGAGTCCTTGGCCAAGACAAACCGACTCCTTGTCGTCAACGAGGCCCCGCGCACCTGCGGGTTCGCCGGTGAGATCCTCGCCCGCTTGGCCGAAGAGTCCTTCGAACTGCTCGACGCCCCTCCCATGCGCGTGACCCGTCTCGACACGCCCGTCCCGTGGGTGAAGCCGCTTGAAACCTTTGTCCTCCCCAGTGTGGACAAGGTCACCGAGGCGGCGATGCGCCTCTGCCGGTATTGA
- a CDS encoding ComF family protein, whose translation MGQRWVEGLLDWVFPRRCGLCSRLGDEAVCALCRAEFLEGPTDFDLARLGGAVDRLVTPFAFAGRASQAVRRLKYDRVTSLSGPMATMVAEAFEAYGLAACDLVVPVPISRRRRFERGFNQSELLAGGLPPERVVPAALARIRHTRPQVGLSAPERLRNLVGAFVAEPGYVRGKSVVLLDDVVTTGGTAVACGQELKRCGAREVVMLAFCGGRPEDGA comes from the coding sequence ATGGGGCAAAGGTGGGTCGAGGGTCTCCTGGACTGGGTGTTCCCGCGCCGGTGCGGTCTGTGCTCCCGCTTAGGCGACGAAGCGGTGTGCGCCCTGTGCCGGGCGGAGTTCTTGGAGGGGCCGACTGACTTCGACCTTGCCCGCTTGGGCGGGGCAGTGGACCGATTGGTCACCCCGTTCGCCTTCGCCGGAAGAGCGTCCCAGGCGGTCAGACGGCTGAAGTACGACCGGGTGACCTCGCTGTCCGGCCCCATGGCGACCATGGTCGCCGAAGCGTTCGAGGCCTACGGCCTGGCGGCCTGCGACTTGGTGGTGCCGGTACCTATCTCACGGAGGCGGCGGTTTGAGCGGGGGTTCAACCAGAGCGAGCTCTTGGCCGGTGGATTGCCACCCGAGAGAGTCGTGCCTGCGGCGCTCGCCCGGATCCGCCACACCCGGCCGCAAGTCGGCCTGTCTGCCCCAGAACGCCTCAGGAACTTGGTCGGCGCCTTCGTCGCCGAACCGGGATACGTCAGGGGAAAGTCGGTGGTCCTGCTCGACGACGTCGTGACGACGGGCGGCACGGCGGTGGCGTGCGGTCAGGAATTGAAGCGGTGCGGGGCCCGCGAGGTCGTCATGCTGGCCTTTTGCGGCGGCCGACCTGAAGACGGGGCATGA